Proteins from one Belonocnema kinseyi isolate 2016_QV_RU_SX_M_011 chromosome 8, B_treatae_v1, whole genome shotgun sequence genomic window:
- the LOC117178582 gene encoding FAST kinase domain-containing protein 4, translated as MRSHTKIAPKRKTQGRPSHVKIDVQGLFADENGLKIVESLLSSVDPSKITPAYSLKIISKLSDLVNHGKVKITDFDQDDRYKALCSQLSTKPRKKSVGKLTDTVEQEIQNSNQQLYEKKLGFFFDMNEIQKIAEKSNMSINHAVQIMSKLAFHKSRVVPVLQSLANHIVQSNREINIKIASDILYNMAVLNFYDEVLIEKIASGLVSQISKTDKKHSAVIGSLSKSIGILRYRNENLLIQLTAWMLENSKSARPQEICSFLVTLAVVGYSPLTETDKLKEFADNLKESDMVGAEDWLDVVWALVVLNLANEAQVLSVLDKNFLSRLSDVQKVSESKKRKLLNILSVAKLIFKQDTGQFFEENAWVLEVTLERSKEKLEFVKAIITSLHALLPTNGCLKTNVNTGMGFALDAEFYVDKKCNPVLVNQIESKEKQALRLGVVPQSYYDFCRGDEQIIGPVLFHCELLRLSGYHVISIPYTEFELDRKVVERVKYLRDKIKATVEQCSV; from the exons gcatattctttaaaaatcatctcAAAACTCTCTGATCTGGTAAATCATGGTAAAGTTAAAATTACTGACTTTGACCAAGATGATAGGTACAAAGCTCTTTGCTCTCAGCTTTCTACAAAACCACGAAAAAAGTCTGTTGGGAAGCTGACAGATACTGTAGAACAAGAAATACAAAATTCGAACCAGcaactttatgaaaaaaagttagggTTTTTCTTCGACATGAACGAGATCCAGAAAATTGCCGAGAAATCGAACATGTCAATTAATCATGCAGTTCAG ATCATGTCAAAATTAGCGTTCCATAAATCGAGGGTTGTGCCAGTGCTGCAGTCTTTGGCAAATCATATTGTTCAAAGCAATCGGGAGATCAATATCAAAATAGCATCTGATATTCTCTATAACATGGCTGTCTTGAATTTTTACGATGAG gttttaatcgaaaaaatagcTTCAGGTCTAGTTTCTCAGAtatcaaaaactgataaaaaacacAGTGCTGTGATTGGTTCACTTTCGAAATCGATTGGAATTCTAAGGTACagaaatgaaaatcttttaattcaatTAACTGCGTGGATGTTAGAAAATTCGAAATCCGCTAGGCCACAGGAAATTTGTTCTTTCCTTGTAACGTTAGCAGTAGTAGGTTACAGCCCTTTAACCGAAACGGACAAACTGAAG GAATTTGCTGATAATTTGAAAGAGTCTGACATGGTTGGGGCAGAGGATTGGTTGGATGTTGTCTGGGCGCTGGTCGTTTTAAACCTGGCAAATGAAGCCCAAGTGTTGTCAGTGCTAgacaaaaattttctatcaagattATCTG ATGTACAAAAAGTCTCCGAATCGAAGAAACGAAAGTTATTAAATATATTGTCAGTggcaaaattgattttcaagcagGATACAG GTCAGTTCTTCGAAGAAAATGCATGGGTTCTTGAAGTAACCTTAGAGAGAAGTAAAGAAAAACTGGAATTTGTAAAAGCAATCATAACTTCCTTACATGCATTATTACCAACCAATGGATGTTTGAAAACTAACGTCAATACCGGAATGGGATTTGCGTTAG ATGCCGAATTCTATGTAGATAAGAAGTGCAACCCAGTACTTGTCAATCAAATCGAGTCTAAGGAAAAACAAGCCTTGAG GCTAGGGGTAGTACCACAAAGTTATTACGACTTTTGTCGTGGAGATGAACAGATTATAGGACCAGTTCTTTTCCATTGCGAACTTCTGAGACTTTCGGGTTATCACGTTATTTCTATTCCCTACACAGAATTTGAATTAGACCGAAAAGTTGTTGAACGCGTCAAATATCTTAGAGATAAAATTAAAGCAACTGTAGAGCAGTgttctgtttaa